In one Rhizobium leguminosarum genomic region, the following are encoded:
- a CDS encoding DoxX family protein, translating into MSAYYTYWISTALLSLLYLTSATMYLTKGDWVRQALEALGYKVSYLVPLLIIIKILAPVAILSRVSVPLSDLAYAGMFFHLILAALAHAGVRKPVEALPAVLGLVLMITSFVTQNDARDLPSPYIQPAIR; encoded by the coding sequence ATGTCTGCATACTACACATACTGGATCAGCACGGCGCTTTTGTCCCTGCTCTATCTGACTTCGGCGACCATGTACCTCACTAAAGGTGACTGGGTCCGGCAGGCGCTTGAAGCCTTAGGATATAAGGTTTCCTATCTTGTACCGTTGCTGATCATCATAAAAATCCTTGCCCCCGTGGCAATCCTTTCGCGCGTCAGCGTGCCGCTGAGCGATCTCGCCTATGCTGGCATGTTCTTTCACCTGATCTTGGCGGCCCTGGCGCATGCCGGTGTTCGCAAGCCGGTCGAAGCTCTACCTGCAGTTCTTGGCCTTGTTCTTATGATCACATCGTTCGTTACACAGAACGATGCTCGCGACTTGCCGTCCCCCTACATCCAGCCGGCCATACGCTGA
- a CDS encoding SDR family NAD(P)-dependent oxidoreductase, whose translation MGRLDGKVAIVTGASRGIGRATAKLFAAEGAKVVVLSRTSESVELVVAEIVSAGGTALGVICDVGEADQIKAAVHGAVAAYGRIDILVNNAFDGSVVNSSIIDLSIDQLQRNFDTGPIAYLRFMQACHPYLKEGGEGRIINFGSMAGTIGLVGYGPYNMAKEAVRALTRTAAREWGADNITVNNVLPIADTWGATAKDVPPPTNALARFGSPEDDIAPVVLFLASKDSQFITGYSLTPDGGAIIDSAR comes from the coding sequence ATGGGCCGACTCGATGGAAAAGTTGCCATTGTCACAGGCGCGAGCCGCGGCATTGGCCGCGCCACCGCAAAACTCTTTGCGGCCGAAGGCGCCAAGGTCGTCGTACTTTCGCGGACGTCCGAAAGCGTCGAACTTGTTGTTGCAGAGATCGTTAGCGCGGGCGGCACGGCACTCGGTGTCATCTGCGACGTTGGCGAGGCCGATCAGATCAAGGCTGCGGTCCACGGGGCCGTTGCCGCCTACGGTCGGATCGACATACTCGTGAATAACGCATTCGATGGTTCAGTCGTCAATTCTTCAATCATCGACCTCTCGATCGACCAGTTGCAACGGAACTTCGACACAGGGCCGATCGCCTATCTGCGCTTCATGCAAGCCTGCCATCCTTATCTTAAGGAGGGCGGCGAGGGGCGCATCATCAACTTCGGTTCAATGGCAGGCACCATCGGATTGGTCGGCTATGGTCCGTACAACATGGCCAAGGAGGCTGTACGCGCCCTTACCCGCACTGCAGCGCGCGAATGGGGCGCTGACAACATCACCGTGAACAATGTCCTGCCGATAGCGGACACCTGGGGTGCCACGGCAAAGGACGTCCCTCCGCCAACCAACGCGCTCGCCCGCTTCGGCTCGCCGGAAGATGACATCGCCCCGGTTGTCCTATTCCTTGCCAGCAAGGATTCTCAATTCATTACGGGCTACAGCCTCACGCCCGACGGCGGCGCTATCATCGACAGCGCGCGGTGA
- a CDS encoding winged helix-turn-helix transcriptional regulator, translated as MEKQTMADEEINMHEEMRRAFALLSGKWKLEIMWLLNQRVYRFGELRKAIPGITQHMLTAQLRELEADGLVSRTVFAEVPPRVEYEITQKARGLGPTMEALTAWWSEYRKSVPVKPSARGRKPKGK; from the coding sequence ATGGAAAAGCAGACTATGGCCGACGAAGAGATCAACATGCACGAGGAGATGCGGCGCGCGTTCGCACTGCTTTCAGGCAAGTGGAAGCTCGAAATCATGTGGTTGCTCAACCAGCGGGTCTATAGGTTTGGGGAACTGAGAAAGGCGATCCCCGGAATCACCCAGCACATGCTGACAGCACAGCTGCGCGAACTCGAAGCAGACGGTCTGGTGTCACGCACCGTGTTTGCCGAGGTTCCTCCGCGCGTCGAATATGAAATCACGCAGAAGGCGCGCGGCCTCGGTCCGACGATGGAGGCGCTGACTGCGTGGTGGAGCGAGTATCGAAAGAGCGTGCCGGTGAAACCGAGCGCGCGTGGCCGAAAACCGAAAGGGAAGTAA
- a CDS encoding LysR family transcriptional regulator: MRRDEFTEMRAFLEVAQERSFTRAASKLGVTRSALSHAISALEERLGVRLLSRTTRDVAPTTAGTRLVESIQPHFESIAAEISAITALRDKPSGQVRLVCPDDAIDLVFRPRLPAFLHDYPDITVELIIDNGFTNIVERQFDAGVRLGEAIARDMVAVRIGPDVSYAVVGSPEYFARRAAPSTPHDLTDHNCVNLRLPTSGALYAWEFAKDGREFSVRVEGQLTMSNIDPAISAALDGVGLSYAPRDLVRQHLDGGQLQEVLADWTPAFQGYHLYYPSRRHASPAFSAFLEAFRYRPRSPK, encoded by the coding sequence ATGCGGCGCGACGAGTTCACGGAAATGCGTGCGTTTCTGGAGGTGGCGCAGGAGCGGAGTTTCACGCGTGCCGCATCAAAGCTGGGAGTCACGAGATCGGCGCTGAGCCACGCGATCAGCGCGCTCGAAGAACGGTTGGGCGTCCGTCTTCTTTCGCGCACAACCCGCGACGTCGCTCCAACAACGGCCGGCACGCGTCTCGTAGAAAGCATTCAACCGCATTTTGAGAGCATCGCCGCCGAGATCAGCGCGATCACTGCGCTCCGTGACAAGCCCTCAGGTCAAGTCCGGCTCGTGTGTCCCGACGACGCCATCGATTTGGTGTTCCGCCCGAGGCTGCCTGCCTTCCTGCACGATTACCCCGATATCACCGTCGAACTGATCATCGACAACGGTTTCACAAATATCGTTGAACGCCAATTCGACGCCGGCGTACGGCTCGGCGAAGCGATCGCTCGCGACATGGTGGCCGTTCGCATCGGCCCCGACGTCTCCTATGCCGTGGTGGGGTCACCGGAATACTTTGCGCGCCGCGCTGCGCCTTCGACGCCACACGACTTGACGGACCACAATTGTGTCAACCTGCGGCTTCCAACATCAGGCGCGCTCTATGCTTGGGAGTTCGCAAAGGACGGTCGCGAGTTCAGCGTCCGTGTCGAGGGCCAACTCACGATGAGCAATATAGACCCGGCGATCAGTGCCGCTCTTGACGGTGTGGGGCTATCCTACGCGCCGAGAGACCTCGTCCGACAACATCTTGACGGCGGTCAGTTGCAGGAAGTGCTCGCAGACTGGACGCCAGCGTTTCAAGGATATCACCTTTATTACCCCAGTCGGCGCCATGCATCGCCCGCCTTTTCTGCGTTTCTCGAAGCCTTTCGATACCGGCCCCGATCGCCAAAATAA
- a CDS encoding aromatic ring-hydroxylating oxygenase subunit alpha, translated as MLNRLPSSISALLDSRSEGHSLPAGLYVREDVFEADIDVFFHKHWICVGLDCDVPEPGDATVIDIGKTSLILLRDDDGEIRVLHNVCRHRGSRLLDPGKTIVSKLVCPYHTWTYELTGELSYAPHMGKDFDKDCRGLKPVTFKSIGGLIYVCLSDNPPEDIAGLEQAIVERLVPYDIRNAKIAHQTDVVEDGNWKLTMENNRECYHCSANHPELCVSFVDLDFGFDPETLSPEDREQAEEHFRLYEQRTQAWEADGFPSAAVEQLADCATNFRTQRLIISGAGESQTHDATAASSKLLGQMTRKDLGDTHLWGHNSWNHFMGDHAVVATVIPLSAGKTLVRTKWLVHKDAVEGVDYNLDKLTDVWVATTDQDADLVARSHAGTLDPAYQPGPYSRFSETNLDKFAAWYIDRMRAHGH; from the coding sequence ATGCTAAACAGGCTTCCATCGTCCATTTCGGCCTTGCTGGACTCCCGCTCGGAGGGCCATTCACTGCCGGCCGGCCTTTATGTCAGAGAGGACGTGTTCGAAGCGGATATCGACGTCTTCTTCCACAAGCACTGGATCTGCGTCGGCCTGGACTGTGATGTTCCCGAACCCGGTGACGCCACGGTGATCGATATCGGCAAGACGAGCCTGATCCTGCTGCGCGACGACGACGGAGAAATTCGCGTCCTGCACAATGTCTGCCGCCATCGCGGCTCCCGCCTTCTCGATCCGGGCAAAACGATCGTTTCGAAGCTCGTCTGTCCCTATCACACCTGGACCTATGAGCTGACGGGCGAGCTCAGCTACGCGCCCCATATGGGCAAGGATTTCGACAAGGACTGTCGCGGCCTGAAGCCGGTCACCTTCAAATCGATCGGCGGGCTGATCTATGTCTGCCTGTCCGACAATCCGCCCGAGGACATTGCCGGCCTCGAACAGGCCATTGTCGAGCGCCTCGTGCCCTACGACATCCGCAATGCCAAGATCGCCCACCAGACCGACGTCGTCGAGGACGGCAACTGGAAGCTGACGATGGAGAACAATCGTGAGTGCTATCACTGCTCGGCCAACCACCCGGAACTTTGCGTCTCCTTCGTCGATCTCGACTTCGGCTTCGACCCCGAAACGTTGAGCCCGGAGGATCGTGAACAGGCCGAGGAGCATTTCCGGCTTTACGAGCAACGCACGCAGGCATGGGAGGCTGATGGTTTCCCCTCGGCTGCCGTCGAGCAGCTCGCCGACTGCGCCACGAACTTCCGCACGCAGCGGCTGATCATATCAGGCGCCGGGGAATCCCAGACCCACGACGCCACCGCCGCATCGTCCAAACTTCTCGGGCAGATGACCCGTAAGGATCTCGGCGACACGCATCTCTGGGGTCATAACAGCTGGAACCACTTCATGGGCGATCATGCCGTGGTGGCAACCGTCATCCCGCTCTCGGCCGGCAAGACGCTGGTCAGGACCAAGTGGCTGGTCCACAAGGACGCCGTCGAAGGGGTCGATTACAACCTCGACAAGCTGACGGATGTCTGGGTCGCGACGACGGATCAGGACGCCGATCTGGTCGCCCGGTCTCACGCCGGCACGCTCGATCCCGCCTATCAGCCGGGTCCCTATTCCCGCTTCTCCGAGACGAACCTCGACAAGTTCGCCGCCTGGTACATCGACCGGATGCGCGCTCATGGACACTAG
- a CDS encoding acyltransferase — protein sequence MDHANRPQASASYDRESRRLQYLPWERMASDLDHPAHLARKAELRRSCAADLAETSYIAEDAAIFTESLTMGERSWIAGQALVRGDVILGDDCSINPFACVSGKVTCGNGVRIASHASIVGFNHGFDDLDRPIHRQGIISLGIVIGDDVWIGANCVILDGVTIGNGAVIAAGAVVTQDIPALSIAGGVPARVLRSRGAAARKSGIADVEDQLVRLGQKAQEQWPDILARWKTPETYESLEADGVRRPAIRHLCDAIEIAAGFGHLPPGLDPAQTTELLQSLQDQESGLVPEEHSRVHDKELRDDPKALYNVLSVGYTLELLGASPQHPIRAVQLGAQELEQWLSALPWSSRAWHAGSVVDAIGTAMYFNAKYFGIRGPRQKLFEWLSLNANRVSGLWGEPTALEGWLQPVNGFYRLTRGTYAQFGMPLPHPYAALETVHLNYRNHKGFVAQKYNACNLLDTIHPLLLIARQTDYRRADGEVIARHLISRALDRWRDGEGFPFADGGEPSLQGTEMWLSVIHLAADFLSLSDRFAFVPKGVHRTTTVGLGL from the coding sequence ATGGACCACGCCAACCGTCCGCAAGCATCGGCGAGTTACGATCGAGAATCGCGCAGGCTTCAATATCTTCCCTGGGAACGCATGGCGTCGGACCTTGACCATCCCGCCCACCTCGCCCGCAAGGCGGAGCTCAGGCGATCCTGCGCTGCTGACTTGGCTGAGACGTCCTACATCGCCGAAGATGCCGCAATCTTCACCGAGAGCCTGACGATGGGCGAGCGGTCCTGGATTGCGGGGCAGGCGCTCGTTCGAGGTGATGTGATCCTCGGCGACGATTGCAGCATCAATCCTTTTGCCTGTGTTTCCGGCAAGGTGACGTGCGGCAATGGCGTGCGGATTGCCTCGCATGCATCGATTGTCGGCTTCAATCACGGCTTCGACGACCTTGATCGACCTATCCATCGCCAGGGCATCATAAGCCTCGGCATCGTGATCGGCGACGATGTCTGGATTGGCGCCAATTGCGTGATCCTCGATGGCGTCACGATTGGAAATGGCGCGGTGATCGCCGCCGGAGCTGTGGTCACGCAGGACATTCCCGCCCTGTCGATTGCCGGCGGCGTCCCCGCCCGGGTGCTGCGGAGCAGAGGTGCTGCTGCGAGGAAATCCGGCATTGCAGACGTCGAAGATCAATTGGTCAGGCTCGGTCAGAAAGCGCAGGAGCAATGGCCTGATATTCTTGCACGCTGGAAAACGCCTGAGACCTATGAATCGTTGGAGGCGGACGGCGTTAGGAGACCGGCAATCCGGCATCTGTGCGATGCAATCGAGATCGCGGCTGGCTTCGGCCACCTGCCGCCCGGGCTCGATCCGGCGCAAACCACCGAGCTTCTCCAAAGCCTCCAAGACCAAGAGAGCGGCCTTGTCCCGGAAGAACATTCGCGAGTCCACGACAAGGAATTACGGGATGATCCGAAGGCGCTCTACAACGTCCTTTCGGTTGGATATACGCTTGAACTGCTTGGCGCCAGTCCACAGCACCCCATCCGAGCGGTGCAGCTCGGCGCTCAAGAGCTGGAGCAATGGCTGAGTGCTCTACCCTGGTCGAGCCGGGCATGGCACGCCGGCAGTGTGGTCGATGCCATCGGAACCGCCATGTATTTCAACGCCAAGTATTTCGGCATCAGAGGTCCACGCCAGAAGTTGTTCGAGTGGCTGAGCCTCAATGCCAACCGCGTTTCAGGCCTGTGGGGCGAGCCGACGGCGCTGGAGGGATGGCTCCAGCCCGTGAACGGCTTTTACCGCCTGACGCGCGGCACCTACGCGCAGTTCGGCATGCCGCTCCCGCACCCATACGCCGCGCTCGAAACGGTTCACCTCAATTATCGCAATCACAAGGGCTTCGTGGCTCAGAAATACAATGCGTGCAACCTGCTCGATACGATCCATCCGCTGCTGCTGATTGCCCGCCAGACTGATTACCGGCGGGCCGATGGGGAGGTGATCGCCCGCCATCTCATCTCGAGGGCTCTGGATAGATGGCGGGATGGCGAAGGTTTCCCATTCGCCGACGGCGGTGAACCGAGCCTGCAGGGCACGGAAATGTGGCTATCCGTCATTCACCTGGCGGCCGATTTCCTCAGCCTCTCCGATCGCTTCGCCTTCGTCCCGAAGGGCGTGCACCGAACGACGACCGTGGGACTGGGTTTGTGA
- a CDS encoding LysR substrate-binding domain-containing protein codes for MQFRRRLPSLTALVTLEAVLRRKSFTLAATELGVTQAAVSRQIALLEEEFGQALFVRKHRAIEPTAACVTLGATLAKSFADIAESVEAIQSRSQDVVTIGATVAFSSFWLLPRLAEFRRANPGILVRVISQDSPIALDGGEVDVAIRYGLPPFSDGTVIASRGDVISPVCSPDYLRRRGDGPLSSADEFIETDVLHRSWYSWSQWASLTGANITVKPSLRFNHYTETIAAARAGQGIALGWRMLVGTFLEDGTLVQADSSELAAEGRYNVIVPVKAKRTNARDLAAAWLTASLHG; via the coding sequence ATGCAGTTTAGAAGACGGCTCCCGTCGCTGACCGCATTGGTGACACTGGAGGCGGTACTGCGCAGGAAAAGCTTCACCCTGGCTGCGACCGAACTCGGCGTCACCCAGGCGGCGGTCAGCAGGCAGATTGCCTTGCTGGAGGAGGAGTTCGGCCAGGCCCTGTTTGTGCGCAAACACCGGGCGATCGAACCGACGGCGGCATGCGTGACCCTCGGCGCGACGCTGGCGAAGAGTTTCGCCGATATCGCCGAAAGCGTGGAAGCGATCCAGTCGCGCAGCCAGGACGTGGTGACGATCGGAGCAACCGTCGCATTCTCTTCATTCTGGCTGCTGCCGCGGCTGGCCGAATTCCGCCGGGCCAATCCCGGCATTCTAGTGCGGGTGATATCGCAGGACAGTCCGATTGCTCTCGACGGCGGAGAAGTCGATGTGGCGATCCGCTACGGACTACCGCCCTTCAGCGATGGAACGGTCATCGCCTCGCGCGGCGACGTCATTTCCCCCGTCTGCTCTCCGGATTATCTTCGGCGGCGAGGAGATGGTCCGCTAAGCTCGGCCGACGAATTCATCGAAACGGACGTTCTCCATCGGTCCTGGTATAGCTGGTCGCAATGGGCTTCCCTGACGGGCGCCAATATCACGGTAAAGCCGTCGCTTCGGTTCAATCACTATACCGAAACCATCGCCGCCGCACGCGCAGGGCAGGGGATAGCACTGGGATGGCGCATGCTGGTGGGTACTTTTCTGGAGGACGGAACCCTGGTGCAGGCCGACAGCAGCGAGCTTGCCGCCGAAGGCCGTTACAACGTCATCGTGCCCGTCAAAGCCAAACGAACCAATGCCCGGGATCTTGCCGCCGCCTGGCTGACGGCGTCATTGCACGGTTGA
- a CDS encoding SDR family oxidoreductase: MSQGIENKIVVITGASSGLGAATARHLAERGASVVLGARRSDRIAALAEELTANGYKAKAVQTDVTDQHQVKNLVDLAVNEFGRIDVMLNNAGLMPLAPLERLKVEEWDHMIDVNIKGVLYGIAAALPHMMAQKSGHIINVSSVYGHVVDPGATVYCATKFAVRALSEGLRKEVKPYNVRTTIISPGAVKTELLEHISEKDIQAGTKKFVSQIAIGAATFARTVAFAINEPDDVDINEILFRPTAQAV; this comes from the coding sequence ATGTCTCAAGGAATCGAAAATAAAATCGTCGTCATCACCGGTGCAAGCAGCGGACTTGGCGCAGCCACGGCGCGCCACCTTGCCGAGCGAGGTGCTTCGGTCGTCCTGGGCGCGCGCCGGAGCGACCGCATCGCTGCGCTGGCTGAGGAACTGACCGCCAACGGCTACAAGGCGAAGGCGGTCCAAACGGACGTCACGGATCAACATCAAGTCAAAAACCTCGTCGACCTGGCCGTCAACGAGTTCGGTCGTATCGACGTGATGTTAAACAATGCGGGCCTGATGCCGCTCGCGCCGCTCGAACGGCTCAAGGTCGAGGAGTGGGATCACATGATCGACGTAAATATCAAGGGCGTGCTTTACGGCATCGCAGCAGCGCTTCCCCATATGATGGCGCAGAAGTCGGGCCACATCATCAACGTGTCTTCAGTCTATGGCCATGTGGTCGATCCGGGTGCTACTGTCTATTGCGCTACGAAGTTCGCGGTGCGCGCCCTTTCGGAGGGGCTCCGGAAGGAAGTGAAGCCGTACAACGTCCGCACGACGATCATTTCACCAGGCGCGGTCAAAACCGAACTCCTCGAGCATATCAGCGAGAAGGACATCCAGGCCGGAACGAAGAAGTTCGTCAGCCAAATCGCAATCGGTGCGGCCACGTTCGCCCGGACGGTCGCCTTCGCGATCAACGAACCCGACGATGTAGATATCAACGAGATCCTGTTCCGACCCACGGCTCAAGCCGTTTAA
- a CDS encoding Lrp/AsnC family transcriptional regulator has protein sequence MATDNDIFSELDQFDRKILAELAEDGRLSITDLAARVGLSKTPCQIRFKRLISDGYIEGFKAVLNPSKMQLDHIAFVEVKLSDTREDALKSFNDAIKKIREVEECHMIAGRFDYLLKIRTRDIGRYRRVLGERISTLPHVASTSTNVAMETVKESWDKFGSSLS, from the coding sequence ATGGCTACCGATAACGACATCTTTAGTGAATTAGACCAGTTCGACAGGAAAATCCTCGCCGAACTCGCCGAGGACGGCAGGCTGTCGATCACGGATCTCGCAGCACGTGTCGGATTGTCGAAGACGCCGTGCCAGATCCGCTTCAAACGGCTGATCAGCGACGGCTATATCGAAGGCTTCAAAGCCGTCCTCAATCCGTCGAAAATGCAGCTCGACCACATCGCCTTCGTCGAGGTGAAGCTTTCCGATACCCGCGAGGATGCACTGAAAAGCTTCAACGACGCCATCAAGAAGATCAGGGAAGTCGAAGAATGCCACATGATTGCCGGCAGATTCGACTATCTCCTGAAGATCCGCACTCGCGACATCGGCCGCTACCGTCGCGTTCTCGGCGAGCGCATCTCGACACTGCCCCACGTTGCCAGCACGTCGACGAATGTCGCGATGGAAACGGTCAAGGAAAGCTGGGACAAGTTCGGGTCGAGTCTTTCGTGA
- a CDS encoding NAD(P)-dependent oxidoreductase, with translation MNVALFGATGKTGRYLIDEALRRGFDVTVFARSGSSFTNSRVRVVRGDLTDHALLREAVRSSDAVISALGPTSLQHPKGRPITRATEAIISAMKQENVQRLIAVSTGTAADSGDGFDWKIRLPALLIRYVMRSTNDDIQGVAQAVRASELEWTTVRVAFLKNRPESRNLNVGLYGHTRHSWTVSREDVATFMFDQISRGEFVHQAPGISSREL, from the coding sequence ATGAATGTAGCGCTATTTGGCGCCACCGGAAAAACCGGCCGGTATTTGATCGATGAAGCATTGAGGCGTGGTTTCGACGTCACTGTCTTCGCACGCTCGGGCAGTTCTTTCACGAATTCAAGGGTGCGGGTGGTTCGAGGTGATCTGACCGATCACGCCCTCCTCCGGGAAGCCGTTCGCAGCTCTGATGCTGTCATTTCGGCACTGGGGCCGACTTCCCTGCAACACCCTAAAGGCCGACCCATCACAAGGGCGACGGAAGCCATCATCTCCGCAATGAAGCAGGAGAATGTGCAACGCCTGATCGCCGTTTCCACCGGCACGGCCGCCGACTCGGGCGACGGGTTCGATTGGAAGATCCGGCTCCCGGCGTTGCTCATCAGATATGTGATGCGCAGCACCAATGACGACATTCAGGGGGTAGCGCAAGCCGTTCGGGCTTCGGAACTGGAATGGACGACGGTTCGAGTGGCCTTCCTTAAAAATCGTCCCGAATCCAGGAACCTAAACGTGGGACTGTACGGGCACACCAGGCATTCTTGGACGGTCTCCCGTGAGGACGTCGCAACATTTATGTTCGATCAGATCTCGAGGGGCGAGTTTGTCCATCAAGCACCCGGGATCAGTTCGCGAGAGCTTTGA